From a region of the Synechococcus sp. PCC 7335 genome:
- a CDS encoding 4Fe-4S single cluster domain-containing protein, giving the protein MNTVDKGFEDTSVTQIASFSRNVIMKVEQALEQLADIPPNHLNIMGYIHRSEVNGPGRRAVVWLQGCLRECPSCFNPASWSFEENQILSIDELVKWVLDEPENEGITFSGGEPFWQATALAAVSRQLKAHGLNVMSFSGFTLEELKKESAPTDSQALLDQLDILIDGPYIDSLAVHEPSSPVSSRNQRVHVFNPALADRITWASDQVEVHVFKDGSRLVTGYRSHQFE; this is encoded by the coding sequence GTGAATACTGTGGATAAGGGTTTTGAAGATACATCTGTCACTCAAATTGCCTCTTTTAGTAGGAACGTCATCATGAAAGTTGAACAGGCATTAGAGCAACTTGCCGACATACCACCCAATCATCTGAATATTATGGGTTATATTCACCGATCAGAGGTGAATGGCCCAGGACGTCGCGCCGTCGTCTGGTTACAAGGTTGCTTAAGAGAATGTCCAAGTTGTTTTAATCCAGCGTCCTGGTCTTTTGAAGAAAACCAAATACTCTCTATCGATGAACTGGTGAAATGGGTTCTCGATGAACCTGAGAATGAAGGCATTACCTTCTCTGGAGGCGAACCCTTTTGGCAGGCCACAGCCCTAGCCGCAGTTTCTCGTCAGCTTAAGGCGCACGGGCTAAATGTGATGTCTTTTAGCGGCTTTACTCTAGAAGAACTGAAAAAAGAATCTGCCCCTACGGATTCTCAGGCTCTATTAGATCAGCTCGATATTTTGATTGATGGGCCTTACATTGACTCTTTAGCCGTTCATGAACCGAGCTCACCTGTATCCTCTCGTAATCAACGGGTGCATGTATTTAACCCAGCATTAGCAGATCGCATAACCTGGGCTAGCGACCAAGTAGAAGTGCATGTGTTCAAAGATGGAAGCCGACTCGTTACAGGCTATCGCAGTCACCAGTTCGAGTAG
- a CDS encoding helix-turn-helix transcriptional regulator produces MPRKATLKRKHTNSKSTDSKVAQLSLESLELVANFFKVLSEPSRLQIVCVLKSGPHNVTEIIEETGLGQANVSKHLKLLAQAGIVSREPRGVSAYYQIANQSFFQLCEIVCETLSIQLNEQNKQIEELAAASPSS; encoded by the coding sequence ATGCCACGAAAAGCTACCCTAAAACGTAAGCACACTAACTCTAAATCGACAGACTCAAAAGTGGCTCAGCTTTCACTAGAGTCCTTAGAATTGGTTGCAAACTTCTTCAAGGTTCTGTCTGAACCTAGTCGATTGCAAATTGTCTGTGTTCTAAAGTCAGGTCCTCACAACGTGACTGAAATAATCGAGGAAACAGGACTTGGACAAGCAAACGTATCGAAGCATTTAAAGCTACTGGCTCAAGCTGGCATTGTTTCACGGGAACCACGCGGCGTCTCAGCGTATTATCAAATTGCGAATCAGTCTTTTTTTCAGCTTTGTGAAATTGTCTGCGAAACGCTTTCTATCCAGCTCAATGAGCAAAACAAACAAATCGAAGAGCTAGCAGCCGCTTCTCCGAGCAGTTAA